One region of Leucoraja erinacea ecotype New England chromosome 10, Leri_hhj_1, whole genome shotgun sequence genomic DNA includes:
- the LOC129700733 gene encoding volume-regulated anion channel subunit LRRC8D-like, protein MFTLTEVASLNDIQATYRILKPWWDVFMDYLAIVMLMVAIFAGTMQLTKDQVVCLPRMSEIQKCSSKATLTPSPTSTVSQLESRSPHDSLTPQATGQQATGQHSGSSKNGPFNFGRPTNLEYQQYIFINQMCYHEALPWYSKYFPYLALIHTLILMVSSNFWFKYPKTSSKIEHFVSILGKCFESPWTTKALSETACEDSEENKQRFKTSVAKHLSTGSEEESPSSSTPMITRIGPKFSTDKPVIEVPSMTILDKKDGEQAKALFEKVRKFRAHVEDSDLIYKLYVVQTVIKTLKLTFILCYTLTFMTSIKFEHSCEPGIEHLTGYTEFCCTHNMAFMLRKLLISYVALICVYGLVCLYTLFWLFRRPLKEYSFEKVREESSFSDIPDVKNDFAFLLHMVDQYDQLYSKRFGVFLSEVSENKLRELSLNHEWTYEKLKQHVSRNPQDKQELHLFMLSGVPDAVFDVTELEVLKLELIPEAKIPAKISQMINLQELHLNHCPAKVEQTAFSFLRDHLRYLHIKFTDVAEIPTWVYLLKNLRELHLVGNLNSENNKMIALESLRELKHLKILHLKSNLTKIPSNVTDVAPHLTALLVHNDGTKLLVLNSLKKMINLTELELHNCELERIPHAIFSLSNLQELDLKSNNIRTIEEVISFQHLKRLTCLKLWHNKIITIPSSISLVKNLEMLYLSHNKLEALPTALFTLQKLRILDIGHNSINIIPAEIASLQNLQHFAMTGNRVEMLPKQLYKCTKLKVLNLGQNGITSISDKISQLVQLTQLEVKGNCFDRLPADLVHCRLLKKSGLVVEDHLFDTLPPEVKDLMNQDFNTNTTFGAGI, encoded by the coding sequence ATGTTTACCCTCACAGAAGTTGCATCCCTCAACGATATCCAGGCAACCTATCGGATTCTGAAGCCATGGTGGGATGTTTTCATGGACTACTTAGCCATCGTAATGCTGATGGTCGCTATCTTTGCAGGCACCATGCAGCTAACCAAAGATCAAGTTGTATGTCTTCCTAGGATGTCAGAAATACAGAAATGTAGCTCCAAAGCTACTTTGACACCTTCTCCAACATCTACAGTATCACAACTGGAGAGCAGATCACCACATGACTCACTTACTCCGCAGGCAACAGGACAACAGGCAACAGGACAACACTCGGGTTCCAGTAAAAACGGCCCTTTTAACTTTGGCCGCCCAACGAACCTGGAGTACCAGCAATATATTTTCATCAATCAGATGTGCTACCATGAGGCCTTGCCCTGGTATTCCAAGTATTTCCCCTACCTTGCCCTGATCCACACACTCATCCTCATGGTCAGCAGCAACTTCTGGTTCAAGTACCCCAAGACCAGCTCCAAGATCGAACATTTTGTCTCCATCTTGGGAAAGTGCTTCGAGTCTCCGTGGACGACAAAAGCGCTCTCCGAGACGGCGTGCGAGGACTCTGAGGAGAACAAGCAGCGCTTCAAGACCTCGGTCGCAAAGCACCTGTCGACGGGCAGTGAAGAGGAGAGTCCCAGCTCCAGCACGCCCATGATAACGAGGATCGGGCCCAAGTTTTCGACAGACAAGCCCGTCATTGAGGTTCCCAGCATGACGATATTAGACAAGAAAGACGGGGAGCAAGCCAAAGCGCTCTTCGAAAAGGTCCGTAAGTTCCGAGCCCACGTGGAAGACAGCGATTTGATTTACAAACTCTACGTTGTACAGACGGTGataaaaacattgaaattaaCGTTTATTTTATGCTATACACTTACGTTTATGACTTCTATAAAGTTTGAACATAGCTGTGAACCAGGCATAGAGCATTTGACTGGATATACTGAATTTTGCTGTACTCACAACATGGCTTTTATGCTGCGTAAATTACTAATTAGTTACGTTGCACTTATATGTGTTTATGGACTAGTTTGCCTTTACACTTTGTTTTGGCTGTTCAGGCGGCCTCTAAAGGAATACTCGTTTGAAAAGGTGCGTGAGGAGAGTAGCTTTAGTGATATCCCGGATGTGAAAAATGACTTTGCCTTTCTCCTGCACATGGTCGACCAGTACGACCAGCTCTACTCCAAGCGCTTTGGTGTCTTCCTGTCGGAGGTGAGCGAGAACAAGCTGAGGGAGCTCAGCCTGAACCACGAGTGGACCTACGAGAAGCTCAAACAGCACGTCTCGCGCAACCCCCAGGACAAGCAGGAGCTCCACCTCTTCATGCTGTCCGGCGTGCCCGACGCCGTCTTCGACGTGACCGAGCTGGAGGTGCTGAAGCTGGAGCTGATACCTGAGGCCAAGATCCCTGCCAAGATCTCCCAGATGATCAATCTCCAGGAGCTGCACCTCAACCATTGCCCCGCCAAAGTGGAGCAAACTGCCTTCAGCTTCCTCCGCGACCACCTGAGGTATCTGCACATTAAGTTCACCGACGTGGCGGAGATTCCCACCTGGGTTTACCTGCTCAAAAACCTGCGTGAACTCCATCTGGTCGGCAACTTGAACTCTGAAAACAATAAGATGATCGCGCTGGAGTCCCTGAGGGAACTGAAGCACCTGAAGATCTTGCACTTGAAGAGTAACCTGACCAAAATCCCCTCCAATGTTACTGACGTTGCACCCCACCTCACTGCACTGCTGGTTCACAATGACGGGACCAAACTCTTAGTACTGAACAGCTTGAAGAAGATGATCAACCTCACCGAGCTGGAGCTGCACAATTGTGAGCTGGAGCGCATTCCCCACGCCATTTTCAGCTTATCCAACCTGCAGGAACTCGACCTGAAATCCAACAACATTCGCACCATCGAGGAGGTGATTAGCTTCCAGCACCTGAAGCGTCTGACCTGCCTGAAGCTGTGGCACAACAAGATCATCACCATCCCTTCCTCCATCAGCCTGGTGAAGAACCTGGAGATGCTGTACCTTTCTCACAACAAACTGGAGGCGCTGCCAACGGCTCTCTTCACGTTGCAAAAGCTCCGGATCCTGGACATTGGCCACAATTCCATCAACATCATTCCCGCCGAGATCGCCTCCCTCCAGAACTTGCAGCACTTTGCCATGACGGGGAACCGCGTGGAAATGTTGCCAAAGCAGCTTTACAAGTGCACAAAGTTGAAGGTTTTGAACCTGGGGCAAAACGGCATCACTTCCATTTCGGACAAGATTAGCCAGCTGGTGCAGTTGACTCAGCTGGAAGTGAAGGGAAACTGCTTTGACAGACTTCCAGCCGACCTGGTCCACTGTCGCCTTCTGAAGAAAAGCGGGCTGGTGGTCGAAGATCACCTCTTTGATACACTGCCACCCGAGGTAAAAGACCTCATGAACCAGGACTTTAATACAAACACAACATTTGGCGCAGGAATCTAA
- the LOC129700734 gene encoding volume-regulated anion channel subunit LRRC8C-like isoform X1, giving the protein MFSVVELKYFGDQRATFKILKPWWDVFTDYLTILMLMVAVFGGTLQISTDKIICVPVPEGFLMATMQWNQSALKGRKLNSFDSGFKTDLDREQYNLMDQYCYDNAIQWYSKYFPYIAIIHTLIFLISSNFWFKFPGTSSKIEHFISILGKCLDSQWTTKALSETVYEDSDLQIPQRTVLSGEPSVTCSLNLQQSSDTVHLLGHNESSNDRICANEPQASLCKPPSKTFKTVGGGVYGHAAVKILDKKEGEQAKALFEKVKKFRLHTEEGHILYMMYIRQTILRSIQTILILAYFVTRIPQMKHIVHCVDRIHITGFTEFFCIHGLWRIFRMLSIVYVVVIFIYCITCIYTLYWIFYFKLKEYSFAYVREETGIDDIPDVKNDFAFLLHLIDQYDKLYARKFAVFLSDVSENKLRQLNLSYEWTHEKLQQRITTNEDNKTELHLFMLPGIPNSVYDIYNLEVLKLEFIKDVSISAAISQQTSLQELWVYNCIIKVENRALAFLKDTITILRVRFANSYEIPQWMYCLKNLRALYLEGNLLIDNKSSIVLQSLCDLERLKSLHLKSNVTKIPAAVIDVAHRLQHLTIDNQGKKFTTLNGVRKMFCLSVLKLYSCDLERIPSAIFSLSNLQEMDLKDNNLRTLEELASFQHLRKLTTLKLHYNKISQIPVYIVKASSLEMLYLTKNNISFLPSNLFKLTRLRHLDVGHNIITSIPTEIEQLEDLHYFNIESNKVSELPLELFYCTKLRVLILSHNLLTCIPPKVKNLIQLRQLDLKGNKLQYLPPELEKCQCLKRGQLNVEEDIFNTLPYDVREEFINRESK; this is encoded by the exons ATGTTTTCAGTGGTTGAGCTGAAATATTTTGGAGACCAACGAGCAACATTTAAAATCTTAAAACCATGGTGGGATGTCTTCACGGATTATTTAACTATTTTGATGCTGATGGTTGCAGTTTTTGGAGGCACGTTACAG ATATCAACAGACAAGATAATCTGCGTACCTGTGCCAGAAGGCTTCCTAATGGCCACCATGCAATGGAATCAAAGTGCTCTTAAAGGTCGTAAATTGAATAGTTTTGATTCAGGATTTAAGACTGATCTAGACCGTGAACAGTACAATCTAATGGATCAGTATTGTTACGACAATGCAATTCAATGGTATTCCAAGTATTTCCCTTACATAGCTATCATCCACACACTGATATTTTTGATAAGCAGTAACTTCTGGTTCAAATTTCCAGGAACAAGTTCCAAAATTGAACATTTCATATCAATCCTCGGAAAGTGTTTAGATTCCCAATGGACGACCAAGGCACTTTCAGAAACTGTTTACGAGGATTCTGACCTACAGATACCACAAAGAACAGTTTTATCAGGTGAACCGTCTGTCACGTGTTCTTTAAACCTGCAGCAATCTTCTGATACAGTCCACTTACTGGGACACAATGAAAGCAGTAATGACAGAATATGTGCGAATGAACCACAAGCGTCTTTGTGCAAGCCCCCATCCAAGACTTTCAAGACGGTTGGGGGCGGTGTTTATGGTCATGCGGCCGTGAAAATCTTGGACAAAAAGGAAGGAGAACAAGCGAAGGCATTGTTTGAAAAGGTCAAGAAGTTCCGTCTTCACACTGAGGAAGGCCATATTCTTTACATGATGTACATAAGGCAAACTATTTTACGATCTATCCAAACAATTCTCATTCTGGCCTACTTTGTAACACGGATTCCTCAAATGAAGCATATTGTCCACTGCGTAGATCGAATCCATATTACAGGTTTCACAGAATTTTTCTGCATCCATGGCCTTTGGAGGATATTCAGGATGTTGTCCATCGTGTATGTTGTGGTCATATTCATTTACTGCATAACATGCATCTACACGCTCTACTGGATCTTTTACTTTAAACTTAAGGAATATTCATTTGCGTATGTCCGAGAGGAAACTGGGATTGATGACATTCCAGATGTGAAAAACGACTTTGCGTTTTTACTGCATCTTATTGACCAATATGACAAATTGTACGCCAGAAAGTTTGCTGTGTTTCTGTCTGATGTTAGTGAAAACAAACTCCGTCAACTAAATTTGAGTTATGAATGGACACATGAAAAGCTTCAGCAACGTATAACGACTAATGAAGACAACAAGACTGAATTACATCTCTTTATGCTACCTGGTATTCCGAATAGTGTTTATGATATTTATAACCTGGAAGTATTAAAGTTAGAATTTATTAAAGATGTCTCAATTAGCGCAGCCATCTCACAACAAACTTCGCTCCAAGAACTCTGGGTGTACAACTGTATAATAAAAGTGGAAAACCGAGCACTCGCATTTTTGAAAGACACAATAACAATTTTAAGAGTCCGGTTTGCAAATTCTTATGAAATACCACAGTGGATGTATTGTCTGAAAAATCTGCGTGCATTGTACCTTGAAGGAAATTTGTTAATTGACAACAAGTCTTCTATTGTCCTGCAGTCGCTGTGTGACTTAGAACGGCTTAAATCTTTGCATCTAAAATCAAATGTCACTAAAATACCTGCAGCAGTCATTGATGTTGCTCATCGTCTCCAGCACCTCACTATTGACAATCAGGGCAAAAAGTTCACCACTCTCAATGGCGTCAGAAAGATGTTTTGCCTGTCCGTTCTCAAACTGTACAGCTGTGACCTAGAGCGAATCCCAAGTGCCATATTTAGCCTGAGCAATCTTCAAGAAATGGACCTGAAAGACAACAACCTGAGGACCTTGGAAGAACTAGCTAGTTTCCAGCATCTTCGCAAACTCACCACGCTGAAACTTCACTACAACAAAATTTCACAGATTCCTGTGTACATTGTCAAAGCCAGCTCACTCGAAATGCTCTATTTAACTAAAAACAACATTAGTTTTCTTCCGTCAAATCTATTTAAGCTCACTAGACTACGGCACCTAGATGTTGGCCATAATATTATTACAAGCATTCCCACTGAGATAGAACAACTGGAAGATCTTCACTACTTCAACATTGAGAGTAACAAGGTGTCCGAATTACCCTTAGAATTGTTTTATTGTACAAAGCTCAGGGTATTAATACTTTCACATAATCTATTGACTTGCATTCCACCCAAGGTGAAAAACCTGATACAACTTCGCCAGCTAGACCTGAAAGGCAACAAACTGCAGTATTTGCCACCTGAACTGGAAAAGTGCCAGTGTTTGAAGAGGGGTCAGTTGAATGTGGAAGAGGACATTTTCAACACACTGCCATATGATGTCAGAGAAGAATTCATAAACAGAGAGTCCAAGTGA
- the LOC129700734 gene encoding volume-regulated anion channel subunit LRRC8C-like isoform X2, which yields MATMQWNQSALKGRKLNSFDSGFKTDLDREQYNLMDQYCYDNAIQWYSKYFPYIAIIHTLIFLISSNFWFKFPGTSSKIEHFISILGKCLDSQWTTKALSETVYEDSDLQIPQRTVLSGEPSVTCSLNLQQSSDTVHLLGHNESSNDRICANEPQASLCKPPSKTFKTVGGGVYGHAAVKILDKKEGEQAKALFEKVKKFRLHTEEGHILYMMYIRQTILRSIQTILILAYFVTRIPQMKHIVHCVDRIHITGFTEFFCIHGLWRIFRMLSIVYVVVIFIYCITCIYTLYWIFYFKLKEYSFAYVREETGIDDIPDVKNDFAFLLHLIDQYDKLYARKFAVFLSDVSENKLRQLNLSYEWTHEKLQQRITTNEDNKTELHLFMLPGIPNSVYDIYNLEVLKLEFIKDVSISAAISQQTSLQELWVYNCIIKVENRALAFLKDTITILRVRFANSYEIPQWMYCLKNLRALYLEGNLLIDNKSSIVLQSLCDLERLKSLHLKSNVTKIPAAVIDVAHRLQHLTIDNQGKKFTTLNGVRKMFCLSVLKLYSCDLERIPSAIFSLSNLQEMDLKDNNLRTLEELASFQHLRKLTTLKLHYNKISQIPVYIVKASSLEMLYLTKNNISFLPSNLFKLTRLRHLDVGHNIITSIPTEIEQLEDLHYFNIESNKVSELPLELFYCTKLRVLILSHNLLTCIPPKVKNLIQLRQLDLKGNKLQYLPPELEKCQCLKRGQLNVEEDIFNTLPYDVREEFINRESK from the coding sequence ATGGCCACCATGCAATGGAATCAAAGTGCTCTTAAAGGTCGTAAATTGAATAGTTTTGATTCAGGATTTAAGACTGATCTAGACCGTGAACAGTACAATCTAATGGATCAGTATTGTTACGACAATGCAATTCAATGGTATTCCAAGTATTTCCCTTACATAGCTATCATCCACACACTGATATTTTTGATAAGCAGTAACTTCTGGTTCAAATTTCCAGGAACAAGTTCCAAAATTGAACATTTCATATCAATCCTCGGAAAGTGTTTAGATTCCCAATGGACGACCAAGGCACTTTCAGAAACTGTTTACGAGGATTCTGACCTACAGATACCACAAAGAACAGTTTTATCAGGTGAACCGTCTGTCACGTGTTCTTTAAACCTGCAGCAATCTTCTGATACAGTCCACTTACTGGGACACAATGAAAGCAGTAATGACAGAATATGTGCGAATGAACCACAAGCGTCTTTGTGCAAGCCCCCATCCAAGACTTTCAAGACGGTTGGGGGCGGTGTTTATGGTCATGCGGCCGTGAAAATCTTGGACAAAAAGGAAGGAGAACAAGCGAAGGCATTGTTTGAAAAGGTCAAGAAGTTCCGTCTTCACACTGAGGAAGGCCATATTCTTTACATGATGTACATAAGGCAAACTATTTTACGATCTATCCAAACAATTCTCATTCTGGCCTACTTTGTAACACGGATTCCTCAAATGAAGCATATTGTCCACTGCGTAGATCGAATCCATATTACAGGTTTCACAGAATTTTTCTGCATCCATGGCCTTTGGAGGATATTCAGGATGTTGTCCATCGTGTATGTTGTGGTCATATTCATTTACTGCATAACATGCATCTACACGCTCTACTGGATCTTTTACTTTAAACTTAAGGAATATTCATTTGCGTATGTCCGAGAGGAAACTGGGATTGATGACATTCCAGATGTGAAAAACGACTTTGCGTTTTTACTGCATCTTATTGACCAATATGACAAATTGTACGCCAGAAAGTTTGCTGTGTTTCTGTCTGATGTTAGTGAAAACAAACTCCGTCAACTAAATTTGAGTTATGAATGGACACATGAAAAGCTTCAGCAACGTATAACGACTAATGAAGACAACAAGACTGAATTACATCTCTTTATGCTACCTGGTATTCCGAATAGTGTTTATGATATTTATAACCTGGAAGTATTAAAGTTAGAATTTATTAAAGATGTCTCAATTAGCGCAGCCATCTCACAACAAACTTCGCTCCAAGAACTCTGGGTGTACAACTGTATAATAAAAGTGGAAAACCGAGCACTCGCATTTTTGAAAGACACAATAACAATTTTAAGAGTCCGGTTTGCAAATTCTTATGAAATACCACAGTGGATGTATTGTCTGAAAAATCTGCGTGCATTGTACCTTGAAGGAAATTTGTTAATTGACAACAAGTCTTCTATTGTCCTGCAGTCGCTGTGTGACTTAGAACGGCTTAAATCTTTGCATCTAAAATCAAATGTCACTAAAATACCTGCAGCAGTCATTGATGTTGCTCATCGTCTCCAGCACCTCACTATTGACAATCAGGGCAAAAAGTTCACCACTCTCAATGGCGTCAGAAAGATGTTTTGCCTGTCCGTTCTCAAACTGTACAGCTGTGACCTAGAGCGAATCCCAAGTGCCATATTTAGCCTGAGCAATCTTCAAGAAATGGACCTGAAAGACAACAACCTGAGGACCTTGGAAGAACTAGCTAGTTTCCAGCATCTTCGCAAACTCACCACGCTGAAACTTCACTACAACAAAATTTCACAGATTCCTGTGTACATTGTCAAAGCCAGCTCACTCGAAATGCTCTATTTAACTAAAAACAACATTAGTTTTCTTCCGTCAAATCTATTTAAGCTCACTAGACTACGGCACCTAGATGTTGGCCATAATATTATTACAAGCATTCCCACTGAGATAGAACAACTGGAAGATCTTCACTACTTCAACATTGAGAGTAACAAGGTGTCCGAATTACCCTTAGAATTGTTTTATTGTACAAAGCTCAGGGTATTAATACTTTCACATAATCTATTGACTTGCATTCCACCCAAGGTGAAAAACCTGATACAACTTCGCCAGCTAGACCTGAAAGGCAACAAACTGCAGTATTTGCCACCTGAACTGGAAAAGTGCCAGTGTTTGAAGAGGGGTCAGTTGAATGTGGAAGAGGACATTTTCAACACACTGCCATATGATGTCAGAGAAGAATTCATAAACAGAGAGTCCAAGTGA